In one window of Pseudomonas benzenivorans DNA:
- a CDS encoding YciI family protein codes for MFVVLLKFSANQGQAARLMDGHNQWIKSGFDEGVFLLVGSLQPSLGGSILAHNTTLGALQERVNADPFVQEHVVSAEILEIAPKKVDARLSFLLD; via the coding sequence ATGTTTGTCGTGCTACTGAAGTTTTCCGCGAACCAAGGCCAGGCCGCTCGGCTGATGGACGGCCACAATCAATGGATCAAGAGCGGTTTCGATGAAGGCGTGTTTCTCTTGGTCGGCAGCCTGCAGCCGAGCCTGGGCGGCTCCATCCTGGCCCACAACACGACGCTCGGTGCGTTGCAGGAGCGGGTGAATGCCGATCCATTCGTCCAGGAGCATGTCGTGAGCGCCGAAATTCTGGAGATAGCGCCCAAGAAGGTCGACGCGCGCCTGAGTTTCCTGCTGGATTGA
- a CDS encoding peroxiredoxin family protein — translation MTHSATPAPEWQVQCWFNTQQAPSVASLRGKVIVLEAFQMLCPGCVSEGLPQAQRVRASFSPEQVAVVGLHTVFEHHQAMTPVALEAFLHEYRIGFPVAVDRPDPQGAIPCTMRDYAMQGTPTLVLIDTAGFIRQQYFGKVGDLVLGAQIALLIAEAAPSSGAG, via the coding sequence ATGACCCATTCAGCTACGCCCGCACCGGAGTGGCAGGTGCAGTGCTGGTTCAACACCCAGCAGGCGCCGAGCGTGGCCAGCCTGCGCGGCAAGGTGATAGTGCTGGAGGCCTTCCAGATGCTCTGTCCGGGCTGCGTGAGCGAAGGCCTGCCCCAGGCGCAGCGGGTGCGGGCCAGCTTCTCGCCCGAGCAGGTGGCGGTCGTCGGCCTGCACACGGTCTTCGAGCACCACCAGGCCATGACGCCGGTGGCCCTGGAGGCCTTCCTGCACGAGTACCGCATCGGCTTCCCGGTCGCCGTCGACCGGCCGGACCCGCAAGGGGCCATCCCCTGCACCATGCGCGACTATGCAATGCAGGGCACGCCCACCCTGGTGCTGATCGACACGGCGGGGTTCATCCGCCAGCAGTACTTCGGCAAGGTCGGCGACCTGGTCCTGGGGGCGCAGATCGCCCTGCTGATCGCCGAGGCCGCGCCGAGCAGCGGGGCCGGGTAG
- a CDS encoding peptidyl-prolyl cis-trans isomerase, with protein sequence MRVDLRRALVLLGLTGICLSALAGQDLRIDGERLPGKSIELLERALTRVKFNTDPAQLRAGLVENRLLARAVEAELQPRYRADLEALVEVETANLIEQVHGRRFDHDVRPFLRQPQPLGAERLRQVLAPPQQGVVLDSLRLSPAQQDEARGVQLIAWQFPGQAERRLDLLALYQGDNVQGRVELQQGNLAYLAEQVRQHVLRDYLWYQLAEQGFDAAEREGLRLLVRDKLVRHQYLHQIGLHSDFHHETDGLKQLAREVGDADAEAYYRRHLAQYRNVARVQAAHIRLADQASADRVYAELQAGLDFDEAVRRYSLAEDKSRTPPGDLGLIRPQDAQLDFLHKTALLQKAGTVSQPMLIDGAFEIVRVRQREDRQLPLSDPSVRYEVNQAVAKEQLASQLQARLQALLAKAKVEGL encoded by the coding sequence GTGCGGGTCGACCTGCGCCGCGCGCTGGTGCTGCTGGGGCTGACGGGCATCTGCCTGTCGGCCCTGGCCGGCCAGGACCTGCGCATCGACGGCGAACGCCTGCCCGGCAAGAGCATCGAGTTGCTCGAGCGGGCGCTGACCCGGGTCAAGTTCAATACCGACCCGGCCCAGCTGCGCGCCGGCCTGGTGGAGAACCGCCTGTTGGCCCGTGCGGTGGAGGCGGAGCTGCAGCCCCGCTACCGCGCCGACCTGGAAGCGTTGGTGGAGGTCGAGACGGCCAACCTGATCGAGCAGGTCCATGGTCGCCGCTTCGACCACGACGTGCGACCCTTCCTGCGCCAGCCGCAGCCACTCGGTGCCGAGCGCCTGCGCCAGGTGCTGGCGCCGCCGCAACAGGGCGTGGTGCTCGACAGCCTGCGGCTGAGCCCGGCGCAACAGGACGAGGCCCGAGGGGTGCAGCTGATCGCCTGGCAATTCCCCGGCCAGGCCGAGCGGCGCCTCGACCTGCTGGCGCTGTACCAGGGCGACAACGTCCAGGGCCGGGTCGAGCTGCAGCAGGGCAACCTGGCCTACCTCGCCGAACAGGTGCGCCAGCACGTGCTGCGCGACTACCTCTGGTACCAGCTGGCCGAGCAGGGCTTCGACGCCGCCGAGCGCGAGGGCCTGCGCCTGCTGGTGCGCGACAAGCTGGTGCGCCACCAGTACCTGCACCAGATCGGCCTGCACAGCGACTTCCACCACGAGACCGACGGCCTCAAGCAGCTGGCCCGTGAGGTCGGCGATGCCGACGCCGAGGCCTACTACCGGCGCCACCTGGCGCAGTACCGCAACGTCGCCCGGGTCCAGGCCGCGCATATCCGCCTGGCCGACCAGGCCAGCGCCGACCGGGTCTATGCCGAGCTGCAGGCCGGCCTGGATTTCGACGAGGCGGTGCGCCGCTACTCCCTGGCCGAGGACAAGAGCCGCACGCCGCCAGGCGACCTGGGCCTGATCCGTCCCCAGGACGCGCAGCTGGACTTCCTGCACAAGACCGCCCTGCTGCAGAAGGCCGGCACGGTTTCCCAACCGATGCTGATCGACGGTGCCTTCGAGATCGTCCGGGTGCGCCAGCGCGAGGATCGCCAGCTCCCCCTGAGTGACCCCAGCGTGCGTTACGAGGTCAACCAGGCGGTGGCCAAGGAGCAGCTGGCCAGCCAGCTGCAGGCACGCCTGCAAGCCCTGCTGGCCAAGGCCAAGGTGGAGGGCCTGTGA
- a CDS encoding phospholipase C/P1 nuclease family protein: MKTISTLALGLGLAVCAGQAAAWSQPTHKNIVKDALAFMNSASASAEMRRAYQFYVGAAGSEAQAGEILGQAAYDVDDFKDTRLGGWWVGYEHAPVAGAAASIVNYTSYWHFINMARQGDAHGNDHGGYDYRYRKVDGSWSGDVDWYAMVYLYNRELKRSDFDSTEAHYRQGSRSDWQEHYGDFQTAAFQPIDNLAKYWFDQFKAAPSLQTIGYSLHATGDVAQPHHAWVTSGNGHSGWEGWVDDHYFSERLGDAAAVASLVGRYDPQKPLRDLLTQTAQVAYQHPEPLYDTSYATRLRVAKELIPESIALTVNVLTKGANSFYGQGGL; the protein is encoded by the coding sequence ATGAAAACGATCTCCACCCTGGCCCTTGGTCTAGGCCTTGCCGTCTGCGCCGGCCAGGCGGCCGCCTGGTCGCAACCCACCCACAAGAACATCGTCAAGGACGCCCTGGCGTTCATGAATTCCGCCTCCGCCAGCGCCGAGATGCGCCGCGCCTACCAGTTCTATGTCGGCGCCGCCGGCAGCGAGGCCCAGGCCGGCGAGATCCTCGGCCAGGCCGCCTACGACGTCGACGACTTCAAGGACACCCGCCTGGGCGGCTGGTGGGTCGGCTACGAGCACGCCCCGGTGGCCGGTGCCGCCGCCTCCATCGTCAACTACACCTCCTACTGGCACTTCATCAACATGGCCCGCCAGGGCGATGCCCATGGCAACGACCACGGCGGCTACGACTACCGCTACCGCAAGGTGGACGGCAGCTGGAGCGGCGACGTCGACTGGTACGCCATGGTCTACCTGTACAACCGTGAGCTGAAGCGCAGCGACTTCGACAGCACCGAGGCGCATTACCGCCAGGGCAGCCGTTCGGACTGGCAGGAGCACTACGGCGACTTCCAGACCGCCGCCTTCCAGCCCATCGACAACCTGGCCAAGTACTGGTTCGACCAGTTCAAGGCCGCGCCCTCGCTGCAGACCATCGGCTACTCGCTGCACGCCACCGGCGACGTGGCCCAGCCGCACCACGCCTGGGTCACCTCGGGCAACGGCCATTCCGGCTGGGAAGGCTGGGTCGACGACCACTACTTCAGCGAGCGCCTGGGCGATGCGGCGGCGGTGGCCAGTCTGGTCGGCCGCTACGACCCGCAGAAGCCGCTGCGCGACCTGCTGACGCAGACCGCCCAGGTCGCCTACCAGCATCCCGAGCCGCTCTACGACACCAGTTACGCCACCCGTCTGCGCGTGGCCAAGGAGCTGATACCCGAGTCCATCGCCCTCACCGTCAACGTGCTGACCAAGGGCGCCAACAGCTTCTACGGCCAGGGTGGTCTCTGA
- the pbpG gene encoding D-alanyl-D-alanine endopeptidase, whose amino-acid sequence MKIRHSIVSLLLMCSCVVVASNSLAANTPATQELAAGSALLVDLKTDQVLYSSHPDLVLPIASVTKLMTALVVLDAKQSLDQVLPITIRDNVEMQGVFSRVRIGSELSRRDMLLLALMSSENRAASSLAHHYPGGYAAFIAAMNAKAKALGMHSTRFVEPTGLSERNVSSANDLVLLLKASQQYPLLSQLSTTSEKTVAFRKPSYSLGFRNTNGLVRKANWSVQLSKTGYTDEAGHCLVMRTVMAKRPVAFVVLDAFGKYTHMADANRLKRWLETGKVTPVPAAAISYRQQKQAQRLQRVQ is encoded by the coding sequence GTGAAAATCCGTCATTCGATAGTAAGCCTGCTGCTGATGTGCAGCTGCGTTGTAGTTGCATCGAACAGCCTCGCCGCCAACACGCCCGCCACCCAGGAGCTCGCCGCCGGCAGCGCCCTGCTGGTCGACCTCAAGACCGACCAGGTGCTGTATTCCAGCCATCCCGACCTGGTGTTGCCGATCGCCTCGGTGACCAAGCTGATGACCGCCCTGGTCGTTCTGGACGCCAAGCAGTCGCTGGACCAGGTGCTGCCGATCACCATCCGCGACAATGTCGAGATGCAGGGGGTGTTCTCGCGGGTGCGCATCGGCAGCGAGCTGAGCCGCCGCGACATGCTGCTGCTGGCCCTGATGTCCTCGGAAAACCGCGCGGCCTCCAGCCTGGCGCACCACTACCCGGGCGGCTACGCGGCCTTCATCGCGGCGATGAACGCCAAGGCCAAGGCCCTGGGCATGCACAGCACGCGCTTCGTCGAACCCACCGGCCTGTCCGAACGCAACGTCTCCAGCGCCAACGACCTGGTGCTGCTGCTCAAGGCCAGCCAGCAGTACCCCCTGCTCAGCCAGCTGAGCACCACCTCGGAGAAGACCGTGGCCTTTCGCAAGCCCAGCTACAGCCTGGGCTTTCGCAACACCAACGGCCTGGTGCGCAAGGCCAACTGGAGCGTGCAGCTGAGCAAGACCGGCTACACCGACGAGGCCGGGCACTGCCTGGTGATGCGCACCGTCATGGCCAAGCGCCCGGTGGCCTTCGTGGTGCTGGACGCCTTCGGCAAGTACACCCATATGGCCGACGCCAACCGCCTCAAGCGCTGGCTGGAAACCGGCAAGGTCACCCCGGTGCCGGCGGCGGCCATCAGCTACCGCCAGCAGAAACAGGCCCAGCGCCTGCAAAGGGTGCAGTGA
- a CDS encoding choline sulfate utilization transcriptional regulator: MFKHFEGLSLDALLVFESAARHLSFTAAASELGSSQPAISQQIKRLEQQLATRLFDRVYRGIVLTEAGELLLRHVRDGLQSLDDGLAALSAQPQHEVLQVATDFAVAAYWLMPRLHRFNQRHPELDVSLITTNRDLGVLPPEIDVAIAFGDGRFKHGEAHLLFAEEAFAVCSPQLLKERQRPLPPAALAELPLLHLRPDSRSRWLDWNGLFRALAIAEAPNPGSLRFDNYTLLIQAAIAGQGVAIGWRHLVDELLEQNLLCRVCRETARTDFGYYVVLPERKRRQRLTAQFVDWLKAELGGADALR; this comes from the coding sequence ATGTTTAAGCACTTCGAAGGGCTGTCCCTCGATGCCCTGCTGGTGTTCGAGTCCGCCGCGCGCCATCTGAGCTTCACCGCCGCGGCCAGCGAACTGGGCAGCAGCCAGCCGGCGATCAGCCAGCAGATCAAGCGCCTCGAACAGCAGCTGGCGACCCGCCTGTTCGACCGGGTCTATCGCGGCATCGTCCTCACCGAGGCCGGCGAGCTGCTGCTGCGCCATGTGCGCGACGGCCTGCAGAGCCTGGACGACGGCCTGGCGGCGCTCAGCGCCCAGCCGCAGCACGAGGTGCTGCAGGTGGCCACCGACTTCGCCGTCGCCGCCTACTGGCTGATGCCGCGCCTGCACCGCTTCAACCAGCGCCATCCGGAGCTGGACGTCAGCCTGATCACCACCAACCGCGACCTCGGCGTGCTGCCGCCGGAGATCGACGTGGCCATCGCCTTCGGCGACGGCCGCTTCAAGCACGGCGAGGCGCACCTGCTGTTCGCCGAGGAGGCCTTCGCCGTGTGCAGCCCGCAGCTGCTCAAGGAGCGGCAACGGCCGTTGCCGCCAGCGGCCCTGGCCGAGTTGCCGCTGCTGCACCTGCGCCCCGACAGCCGCTCGCGCTGGCTCGACTGGAACGGCCTGTTCCGCGCCCTGGCCATCGCCGAGGCGCCGAACCCCGGCAGCCTGCGCTTCGACAACTACACCCTGCTGATCCAGGCGGCCATCGCCGGCCAGGGGGTGGCCATCGGCTGGCGCCACCTGGTCGACGAGCTGCTCGAGCAGAACCTGCTGTGCCGCGTCTGCCGCGAAACGGCGCGCACCGACTTCGGCTATTACGTGGTGCTGCCCGAGCGCAAGCGCCGCCAGCGTCTGACCGCGCAGTTCGTCGACTGGCTCAAGGCCGAACTGGGGGGCGCGGACGCGTTGCGCTAG
- the betC gene encoding choline-sulfatase produces MKRPNILFIMADQMAAPLLPIHDPASPIKMPNLLGLAEAGVVFDSAYCNSPLCAPSRFTLVSGQLPSKIGAYDNAADFPGDVPTYAHYLRRMGYRTALSGKMHFCGPDQLHGYEERLTSDIYPADYGWAVNWDEPDVRASWYHNMSSVLQAGPCVRTNQLDFDEEVVFKARQYLYDHVRMSPEQPFCLTVSMTHPHDPYTIPEEFWNLYEDVEIPLPRHTLDQAEQDPHSQRLLKVIDLWDKPLPEDKIRDARRAYFGACSYIDSNIGKLLKTLEDCGLAEDTIIVFSGDHGDMLGERGLWYKMHWFEMAARVPFVVHAPGRFAAHRVSQSVSTMDLLPTLVELAGGTVEADLALDGRSLLPHLQGEGGHDEVLGEYMAEGTDSPLMMIRRGQWKFIYSEKDPLLLFDLANDPRELENLAAAAEHQELLAALLAEARARWDMPAIHQATLASQRRRRFVAEALTRGKLKSWDHQPMVDASQQYMRNHIDLDDLERRARYPQP; encoded by the coding sequence ATGAAACGTCCGAACATCCTCTTCATCATGGCCGACCAGATGGCCGCGCCGCTCCTGCCGATCCATGACCCGGCCTCGCCGATCAAGATGCCCAACCTGCTGGGCCTGGCCGAGGCCGGCGTGGTGTTCGATTCCGCCTACTGCAACAGCCCGTTGTGCGCGCCGTCGCGCTTCACCCTGGTCAGCGGCCAGCTGCCGAGCAAGATCGGCGCCTACGACAACGCCGCCGACTTTCCCGGCGACGTGCCGACCTATGCCCACTACCTGCGCCGTATGGGCTATCGCACCGCGCTGTCGGGCAAGATGCACTTCTGCGGCCCGGACCAGCTGCACGGCTACGAGGAGCGCCTGACCAGCGACATCTATCCGGCCGACTACGGCTGGGCGGTGAACTGGGACGAGCCGGATGTACGCGCCAGCTGGTACCACAACATGTCCTCGGTGCTGCAGGCCGGCCCCTGCGTGCGCACCAACCAGCTGGACTTCGACGAGGAGGTGGTGTTCAAGGCCCGGCAGTACCTCTACGACCATGTGCGTATGAGCCCCGAACAGCCGTTCTGCCTGACCGTGTCGATGACCCACCCCCACGACCCCTACACCATCCCCGAGGAATTCTGGAACCTCTACGAGGACGTGGAGATCCCGCTGCCGCGCCATACCCTCGACCAGGCCGAGCAGGACCCCCACTCCCAGCGCCTGCTCAAGGTCATCGACCTGTGGGACAAGCCGCTGCCCGAGGACAAGATCAGGGACGCGCGGCGCGCCTACTTCGGTGCCTGCAGCTACATCGACAGCAATATCGGCAAGCTGCTCAAGACCCTCGAGGACTGCGGCCTGGCCGAGGACACCATCATCGTCTTCTCCGGCGACCACGGCGACATGCTCGGCGAGCGCGGCCTCTGGTACAAGATGCACTGGTTCGAGATGGCCGCCCGCGTGCCCTTCGTGGTGCATGCGCCGGGGCGCTTCGCCGCACACCGGGTGAGCCAGTCGGTGTCGACCATGGACCTGCTGCCGACCCTGGTGGAACTGGCCGGCGGCACTGTCGAGGCGGACCTGGCGCTGGACGGTCGGTCGCTGCTGCCCCATCTGCAGGGCGAGGGCGGGCATGACGAGGTGCTCGGCGAGTACATGGCCGAAGGCACCGACTCGCCGCTGATGATGATCCGCCGCGGGCAGTGGAAGTTCATCTACTCTGAGAAAGACCCGCTGCTGCTGTTCGACCTGGCCAACGACCCGCGAGAGCTGGAGAACCTGGCGGCCGCGGCCGAGCACCAGGAACTGCTCGCCGCGCTCCTCGCCGAGGCGCGCGCACGCTGGGACATGCCGGCGATTCACCAGGCCACCCTGGCCAGCCAGCGCCGCCGCCGCTTCGTCGCCGAGGCCCTGACCCGCGGCAAGCTCAAGAGCTGGGATCACCAGCCCATGGTCGATGCCAGCCAGCAGTACATGCGCAACCATATCGACCTGGACGACCTGGAGCGCCGCGCCCGTTACCCACAACCCTGA
- a CDS encoding choline ABC transporter substrate-binding protein, translated as MKKLSTVLAGGLLLAGGAFHAQAEDARCATVKLGDPGWSDIAVTNGIASFLLEGLGYKAQSQTLAVPIIFAGLQKGQVDVFLGNWMPAQQDNYDKFVASGAVDQLAQNLDGTEYTLAVPSYVYEAGVKTFADLDRHADKFGHKLYGIASGSPANESIRQMIESDEFGLGDWKLVESSEQAMLVQVGRAVKRNEFVVFLGWTPHPMNVNYDMQYLRGGEKYFGESGSVNTLARKDYASQCPNVGKLLSNLSFTQDMENSIMDQVLSKQASNAEAIKAWLKANPEVLDGWLQGVTTRDGGDALAAVKAQL; from the coding sequence ATGAAAAAACTCAGCACAGTCCTGGCCGGCGGCTTGTTACTGGCCGGCGGCGCCTTCCACGCCCAGGCCGAAGACGCGCGCTGCGCCACGGTGAAACTCGGCGACCCGGGCTGGAGCGACATCGCCGTGACCAACGGCATCGCCAGCTTCCTGCTCGAAGGCCTGGGCTACAAGGCGCAGAGCCAGACCCTGGCGGTGCCGATCATCTTCGCCGGCCTGCAGAAGGGCCAGGTCGACGTGTTCCTCGGCAACTGGATGCCGGCCCAGCAGGACAACTACGACAAGTTCGTCGCCAGCGGCGCGGTCGACCAGCTGGCGCAGAACCTCGACGGCACCGAGTACACCCTGGCCGTGCCGAGCTATGTCTACGAGGCCGGGGTGAAGACCTTCGCCGACCTGGACCGGCACGCCGACAAGTTCGGCCACAAACTCTACGGCATCGCCTCCGGCTCGCCGGCCAACGAGTCGATCCGCCAGATGATCGAGTCCGACGAATTCGGCCTGGGCGACTGGAAGCTGGTGGAGTCCAGCGAGCAGGCCATGCTGGTACAGGTCGGCCGGGCGGTGAAGCGCAACGAGTTCGTGGTGTTTCTCGGCTGGACCCCGCACCCGATGAACGTCAACTACGACATGCAGTACCTGCGCGGCGGCGAGAAGTACTTCGGCGAGAGCGGCAGCGTCAACACCCTGGCCCGCAAGGACTACGCCAGCCAGTGCCCGAACGTCGGCAAGCTGCTGAGCAACCTGAGCTTCACCCAGGACATGGAGAACAGCATCATGGATCAGGTGCTGAGCAAACAGGCGAGCAACGCCGAGGCGATCAAGGCCTGGCTCAAGGCCAACCCCGAGGTGCTCGACGGCTGGCTGCAAGGCGTCACCACCCGCGACGGCGGCGACGCCCTGGCGGCGGTGAAGGCGCAGCTTTAA
- a CDS encoding SulP family inorganic anion transporter encodes MPLPNRQTLLPFLRWLPNTSRRSLGNDLLVGLSGAILALPQSIAYALIAGLPAEYGLYAAIVPVIIACLWGSSWHLICGPTAAIAIVIFTSVSPFAAPGSDEFIARVLLLTFVAGLFQWLLGLLRFGALVNFVSHSVVLGFTLGAAVVIALGQLPNLLGINVPSQATALATLLNIGEHLPETDWRALGLALFTLGLSLLIRRLWPRLPALLLGLVGGSLVVLLLPERLTAGIALVSAFEGRLPPFSPLQFDLTSLLQLLPAAVACGMLGLVTSLSIARALAGKSQQFLDANQEVRAQGLSNLVGPWFSGFLSAGSFTRSALNLQAGARSPLAGVCSALLVALFALFGARLIALIPLPSMAAGILLICWGLVDIAGARSLFRVSRAEFLVMALTLLATLLLELQTAIYAGVLASLFFYLKRTSQPRVKFWQEGEEELLRVEGSIFFGACHYLQQLLQRSDGERVIIDAHHVNFIDYAGVEMLHQEARRLQAQNRSLVLRRARPQVIEEIHKLEGAERCPVLFED; translated from the coding sequence ATGCCGTTACCCAACCGCCAGACCCTGCTGCCCTTCCTCAGATGGCTGCCCAACACCAGCCGCCGCAGCCTCGGCAACGACCTGCTGGTGGGCCTGAGCGGCGCCATCCTGGCCCTGCCGCAATCCATCGCCTACGCCCTGATCGCCGGCCTGCCGGCCGAATACGGCCTGTATGCGGCCATAGTGCCGGTGATCATCGCCTGCCTGTGGGGCTCGTCCTGGCACCTGATCTGCGGGCCGACCGCGGCGATCGCCATCGTCATCTTCACCAGCGTCAGCCCCTTCGCCGCCCCCGGCAGCGACGAGTTCATCGCCCGGGTGCTGCTGCTGACCTTCGTCGCCGGGCTGTTCCAGTGGCTGCTCGGCCTGCTGCGCTTCGGCGCCCTGGTCAACTTCGTGTCCCATTCGGTGGTGCTCGGCTTCACCCTCGGCGCCGCCGTGGTCATCGCCTTGGGCCAGCTGCCCAACCTGCTGGGCATCAACGTGCCGAGCCAGGCCACGGCCCTGGCCACCCTGCTGAATATCGGCGAACACCTGCCGGAGACCGACTGGCGCGCCCTGGGCCTGGCCCTGTTCACCCTCGGCCTGAGCCTGCTGATCCGCCGGCTGTGGCCACGCCTGCCGGCGCTGTTGCTGGGCCTGGTCGGCGGCAGCCTGGTGGTCCTGCTGCTGCCGGAGCGGCTGACCGCCGGCATCGCCCTGGTCAGCGCCTTCGAGGGCCGGCTGCCGCCCTTCAGCCCGCTGCAGTTCGACCTGACCAGCCTGCTGCAACTGCTGCCGGCGGCGGTGGCCTGCGGCATGCTCGGCCTGGTCACCAGCCTGTCGATCGCCCGCGCCCTGGCCGGCAAGTCCCAGCAGTTCCTCGACGCCAACCAGGAGGTGCGCGCCCAGGGCCTGTCCAACCTGGTCGGCCCCTGGTTCTCCGGCTTCCTCTCGGCCGGCTCCTTCACCCGCTCGGCGCTGAACCTGCAGGCCGGCGCCCGCTCGCCCCTGGCCGGGGTGTGCTCCGCGCTGCTGGTGGCGCTGTTCGCCCTGTTCGGCGCCCGCCTGATCGCGCTGATCCCGCTGCCGTCCATGGCCGCCGGCATCCTGCTGATCTGCTGGGGCCTGGTGGACATCGCCGGCGCGCGGTCGCTGTTCCGGGTCAGCCGCGCGGAGTTCCTGGTGATGGCCCTGACCCTGCTGGCGACCCTGCTGCTGGAGTTGCAGACGGCGATCTACGCCGGGGTGCTGGCCTCGCTGTTCTTCTACCTCAAGCGCACCTCGCAGCCGCGGGTGAAGTTCTGGCAGGAGGGCGAGGAGGAGCTGTTGCGGGTCGAGGGTTCGATCTTCTTCGGCGCCTGTCACTACCTGCAGCAGCTGCTGCAGCGCAGCGACGGCGAACGGGTGATCATCGACGCCCACCACGTCAACTTCATCGACTACGCCGGGGTGGAGATGCTGCACCAGGAGGCGCGCCGCCTGCAGGCGCAGAACCGCAGCCTGGTGCTGCGCCGCGCGCGCCCCCAGGTGATCGAGGAGATCCACAAGCTCGAAGGCGCCGAGCGCTGTCCGGTGCTGTTCGAGGACTGA
- the aroE gene encoding shikimate dehydrogenase, translating to MDRYGVFGNPIGHSKSPLIHRLFAAQTGQPLSYEALLAPLDDFAGFARAFFAEGRGANVTVPFKEQAFQLADALSERARRAGAVNTLSKREDGSLLGDNTDGAGLVRDLRVNAGLELRGKRILLLGAGGAVRGVLEPLLAQQPAVLVIANRTVAKAEQLAAEFADLGPLVASGFDWIDAPVDLIVNGTSASLAGELPPIAASLIAPGRTICYDMMYARQATAFNAWAAEQGAARTIDGLGMLVEQAAEAFCLWRGVRPDSAPVLAELRRQLQQA from the coding sequence ATGGACCGCTACGGCGTCTTCGGCAACCCCATCGGCCACAGCAAGTCGCCGCTGATCCACCGCCTGTTCGCCGCCCAGACCGGCCAGCCGCTGAGCTACGAGGCGTTGCTGGCGCCGCTGGACGACTTCGCCGGCTTCGCCCGGGCCTTCTTCGCCGAGGGGCGTGGTGCCAACGTCACCGTGCCGTTCAAGGAGCAGGCCTTCCAACTGGCCGATGCGCTGAGCGAGCGGGCCCGCCGCGCCGGCGCGGTCAACACCCTGAGCAAGCGCGAGGACGGTAGTCTGCTGGGCGACAACACCGACGGCGCCGGCCTGGTGCGCGACCTGAGGGTCAACGCCGGCCTGGAGCTGCGCGGCAAGCGCATCCTCCTGCTCGGTGCCGGCGGTGCGGTGCGCGGCGTGCTCGAGCCGCTGCTGGCGCAGCAGCCTGCGGTCCTGGTGATCGCCAACCGCACCGTGGCCAAGGCCGAACAGCTGGCCGCTGAGTTCGCCGACCTGGGCCCGTTGGTGGCCAGCGGCTTCGACTGGATCGATGCGCCGGTGGACCTGATCGTCAACGGCACCTCGGCCAGCCTGGCCGGCGAGCTGCCGCCGATCGCCGCGAGCCTGATCGCCCCTGGTCGGACGATTTGCTACGACATGATGTACGCCCGCCAGGCCACCGCCTTCAATGCCTGGGCCGCCGAACAGGGCGCGGCGCGCACGATCGACGGCCTGGGCATGCTGGTGGAGCAGGCCGCCGAGGCCTTCTGCCTGTGGCGCGGCGTGCGCCCGGACAGTGCGCCGGTGCTGGCCGAGCTGCGTCGCCAGTTGCAACAGGCCTGA
- the hemF gene encoding oxygen-dependent coproporphyrinogen oxidase codes for MSDRTEAVKAYLLDLQDRICAALQAEDGSADFIEDAWQRPAGGGGRTRVLENGALIEKGGVNFSHVFGSGLPPSASAHRPELAGRGFEALGVSLVIHPLNPHVPTSHANVRFFIAEKEGEEAVWWFGGGFDLTPYYAVDEDCVHWHRVAEAACAPFGADVYPRYKAWCDRYFHIKHRGEPRGIGGLFFDDLNQWDFDTSFAFMRAIGDAYLEAYLPIVQRRKATPFTAQQREFQAFRRGRYVEFNLVYDRGTLFGLQSGGRTESILMSLPPQVRWGYDWKAEPGSEEERLTAYFLQDRDWLQLGAN; via the coding sequence GTGAGTGACCGTACTGAGGCCGTGAAGGCCTATCTGCTCGACCTGCAAGACCGTATCTGCGCCGCCCTGCAAGCCGAAGACGGCAGCGCCGACTTCATCGAAGACGCCTGGCAGCGGCCGGCCGGCGGCGGCGGTCGTACCCGCGTGCTGGAGAACGGCGCGCTGATCGAGAAGGGCGGGGTGAACTTCTCCCACGTATTCGGCAGCGGCCTGCCGCCCTCGGCCAGCGCCCATCGCCCGGAGCTGGCCGGCCGCGGCTTCGAGGCCCTCGGCGTGTCCCTGGTGATCCATCCGCTTAACCCGCATGTGCCCACCTCTCACGCCAACGTGCGCTTCTTCATCGCCGAGAAGGAAGGCGAGGAGGCGGTCTGGTGGTTCGGCGGCGGCTTTGACCTGACCCCCTACTACGCCGTTGATGAAGACTGCGTGCACTGGCACCGGGTGGCCGAGGCCGCCTGCGCGCCCTTCGGTGCGGATGTCTACCCGCGCTACAAGGCCTGGTGCGACCGCTATTTCCATATCAAGCACCGGGGCGAACCGCGCGGTATCGGCGGGCTGTTCTTCGACGACCTGAACCAGTGGGACTTCGACACCAGCTTCGCCTTCATGCGCGCCATCGGCGACGCCTATCTGGAGGCCTACCTGCCGATCGTGCAGCGGCGCAAGGCCACCCCCTTCACCGCTCAGCAGCGCGAGTTCCAGGCCTTCCGCCGCGGCCGCTACGTCGAGTTCAACCTGGTCTACGACCGCGGCACCCTGTTCGGCCTGCAGTCGGGCGGGCGCACCGAGTCGATCCTCATGTCGCTGCCGCCGCAGGTGCGCTGGGGCTATGACTGGAAGGCCGAGCCGGGCAGCGAGGAGGAACGCCTGACCGCGTACTTCCTGCAGGACCGCGACTGGCTGCAGCTGGGGGCGAACTGA